One window from the genome of Zonotrichia leucophrys gambelii isolate GWCS_2022_RI chromosome 29, RI_Zleu_2.0, whole genome shotgun sequence encodes:
- the LOC135459188 gene encoding chymotrypsin-like elastase family member 1, with translation MLQLVLLAALALCGRCSELDLDGMQRVVGGTEARSHSWPSQISLQYYSGGSWHHTCGGSLIHRNWVMTAAHCVNNNLQYRVVAGEHNLYSNDGTEQVFSVSKIVVHPYYNTNNVAAGYDIALFRLSSSATLNSAVQLAVLPREGTILSNNYPCYITGWGLTRTNGQLSSVLLQASLPVVDYQICSSASYWGSTVKNTMVCAGGDGVRSGCQGDSGGPLNCAVNGQYQVHGVTSFVSSLGCNVARKPTVFTRVSAYISWINSVIAQN, from the exons ATGCTGCAGCTCGTGCTCCTCGCCGCGCTCGCCCTGTGCG GGCGCTGCTCCGAGCTGGATCTCGATGGCATGCAGAGGGTGGTCGGCGGCACCGAGGCGCGCTCGCACTCCTGGCCCTCCCAG ATCTCCCTGCAGTATTACTCCGGGGGCAGCTGGCACCACACCTGCGGGGGCTCCCTCATCCACAGGAACTGGGTGATGACCGCTGCCCACTGCGTCAACAA TAACTTGCAGTACCGTGTGGTGGCCGGCGAGCACAACCTCTACAGCAACGACGGCACCGAGCAGGTCTTCAGCGTCAGCAAGATCGTCGTCCACCCCTACTACAACACCAACAACGTGGCCGCAGG CTACGACATCGCCCTGTTCCGCCTGAGCAGCTCGGCCACCCTGAACAGCGCCGTGCAGCTGGCCGTGCTGCCCCGGGAGGGCACCATCCTGTCCAACAACTACCCCTGCTACATCACGGGCTGGGGCCTGACCCGCA CCAACGGGCAGCTGTCCAGCGTCCTGCTCCAGGCCTCGCTGCCCGTCGTGGATTACCAGATCTGCTCCAGCGCGTCCTACTGGGGCTCCACCGTCAAGAACACCATGGTGTGCGCCGGCGGCGACGGCGTGCGCTCCGGCTGCCAG GGCGATTCCGGCGGTCCCCTGAACTGCGCCGTCAACGGCCAGTACCAGGTGCACGGCGTCACCAGCTTCgtctccagcctgggctgcaacGTCGCCCGCAAACCCACCGTGTTCACCCGCGTCTCCGCCTACATCTCCTGGATCAACAGC GTCATCGCCCAGAACTGA